GATTCTTTTCGACAGCAGATTTTCTACCACACGCGTTGGAATCCTGAAGGCGATGGCTCCGAAGTTTGGCAGCCCTTCGCACAAGACGGTTCCCTCAATGATCTGGATGATGATACGCCAGCCCAAGCGGGTGAACAAACTGCTGCCGCTTTGGCCGTGCGGATCACATTGCTGCCTGGAGAAACGCGCACTGTGCCATTCATTTTGGCCTGGGATTTTCCAGTCACGGAGTTCGCGCAAGGGGTGACTGAATATCGCCGCTACACCGACTTTTTTGGCCGTAGTGGTGGCAATGCCTGGTCAATGGTGCGCGATGCCCTCAAGCGATTTTCGACTTGGCGAGAGCAAATTGTTAATTGGCAAGCTCCAATTTTGAACGATCCAGAATTGCCAGACTGGTACAAAATGGCCCTGTTCAATGAGTTGTATCAGCTCACTGCGGGAGGCACCCTTTGGAGCGCAGCCAGCGAAGACGAGCCGCGAGGCCAATTTGCAACCTTGGAATGTCTGGATTATCGCTGGTACGAAAGTTTAGACGTACGGCTCTATGGTTCTTTTGCCCTGTTGCTGCTTTGGCCGGAGCTGGAAAAGTCTGTGTTGCGTGCCTTTGCCAGAGCTGTGCCCCAGCATGACGAAACCCCTCGAATCATTGGCTATAACCAGGCGTCGGCTATTCGCAAAGCTAAGAATGCAGTGCCCCACGATTTAGGCGCACCCAATGAACATCCCTGGGTTGCAACTAACTACACCAGCTACCAAGACTGCAATCTCTGGAAAGATTTAGCCTGTGATTTTGTGCTTCAGGTCTATCGAGATTACCTGTTTACTCAATCCCGCGATCTTGAATTCTTGCAGTTTTGTTGGCCCTCGATTGTTGGCGCTTTAGAGCATTTAAAAACCGAGTTTGACCTCGATGGCGATGGTATCCCTGAGAACTCTGGAGCCCCAGATCAAACCTTTGATGACTGGCGACTGCAAGGGGTGAGTGCCTATTGCGGGGGGCTCTGGTTAGCTGCCCTGGAAGCGGCAATTGTGATGGCCGATATTCTGGAGGAAGACGCAAGTCAACTCAAACTTTGGTTAGAGCAAGCTCGACCCATTTATAACGCCCTCTGGAACGGACAATACTACCGCTTGGATATGGGCAGTGGTTCTGATGTAGTGATGGCGGACCAGCTCTGCGGTCAGTTTTACGCTCGCCTATTAAATCTGCCTGATTTGGTGCCTGAGGCCAATATCCAAAC
This genomic window from Leptolyngbya sp. FACHB-261 contains:
- a CDS encoding GH116 family glycosyl hydrolase yields the protein MTQPRPATTAMIDIPACAWQRPIGLGWDKPYTVRYASNLDDGPWHGAPLGGLGAGCLGRSSRGDFNFWHIDGGEHVFKSLPACQFSVFEQVEGQPSQAYALCTEAPEDGSLSSWQWYPTNGGTYHALYPRSWFAYEGIFQTELVCEQFSPVWANNYQEASYPVAIFQWTLRNPTNKTVTLSILLTWQNTVGWFTNAQKSPKVTVRDDGSPVYVYEPKWRESTGNFNQSVFDHYRAGIILDRQGQEELEPEEGDGQWAIATTDSFRQQIFYHTRWNPEGDGSEVWQPFAQDGSLNDLDDDTPAQAGEQTAAALAVRITLLPGETRTVPFILAWDFPVTEFAQGVTEYRRYTDFFGRSGGNAWSMVRDALKRFSTWREQIVNWQAPILNDPELPDWYKMALFNELYQLTAGGTLWSAASEDEPRGQFATLECLDYRWYESLDVRLYGSFALLLLWPELEKSVLRAFARAVPQHDETPRIIGYNQASAIRKAKNAVPHDLGAPNEHPWVATNYTSYQDCNLWKDLACDFVLQVYRDYLFTQSRDLEFLQFCWPSIVGALEHLKTEFDLDGDGIPENSGAPDQTFDDWRLQGVSAYCGGLWLAALEAAIVMADILEEDASQLKLWLEQARPIYNALWNGQYYRLDMGSGSDVVMADQLCGQFYARLLNLPDLVPEANIQTALDTIYNSCFLKFQAGKFGAANGVRPDGSPENPDATHPLEVWTGINFGLAAFLKQMGHADRAMTLTETVVRQIYDNGLQFRTPEAITAAGTFRACLYLRATAIWALQAVKL